In the genome of Colletotrichum lupini chromosome 8, complete sequence, one region contains:
- a CDS encoding GATA zinc finger yields MSETWLPPVRDDFAATAILAAVREPSAPAPALDNITEHEHDHDLPSFRDVMEEATALATLALPQTNLETISRPSSTSTSESASAAAVIAAASTVPQLPGISALAQANNSATSSPQMRYRSDSRARSRCRLHTDSGARARASSRADADLRFWRRIHHAIVVNTKTRVPTLIARFTPSSTTNKQTVIFFRISFGARTWNSLTESFATISLALRIMMATQANESTQPTCQNCQTSTTPLWRRDEYGSVLCNACGLFLKLHGRPRPISLKTDVIKSRNRVKTMRPDLASKKKQQQQQQQAHQFGANDPNGLDIHGQNQRRQSQKSNGNPDGSDSPVSRTATPSLYNPSLPVFQGMDDAQLQAGLQGFNVSGSDNRSGSPLNGDRHLDVPQTHEQLIAANSALKTRVSELELINELFRGRLSQMEQDEASARRGQEISGKAEAQLRAQLESSKKQLDESHRRENNLKRRLDEMELELKEARDALDLSDSGRAAKKPRIAEVVANPAVAAATSGGGGDGGGGGESEVSTPQSAAAN; encoded by the exons ATGTCTGAGACCTGGCT TCCTCCCGTCCGCGACGATTTCGCTGCAACCGCCATCCTGGCTGCCGTTCGAGAGCCTTCTGCGCCTGCTCCGGCATTGGACAACATTACAGAGCACGAGCACGATCACGATCTTCCCTCCTTTCGAGACGTCATGGAGGAAGCCACGGCTCTGGCTACCCTTGCGTTGCCACAAACGAACCTCGAGACAATCTCGCGGCCCAGTTCCACGTCGACTTCGGAATCCGCTTCCGCAGCCGCAGTTATAGCCGCGGCCTCCACGGTTCCTCAGTTGCCAGGCATCTCGGCGCTTGCCCAGGCCAACAACTCTGCGACGAGCTCGCCTCAGATGCGGTAC AGAAGCGATTCCCGCGCCCGCTCCCGTTGCCGCCTCCACACCGACTCAGGCGCCCGCGCCCGCGCCAGCTCCCGTGCCGACGCCGACTTACGCTTCTGGCGGAGGATCCACCACG CGATAGTCGTCAACACCAAGACCAGAGTCCCAACTCTCATCGCGCGCTTCACCCCGTCAAGCACCACAAACAAGCAAACGGTCATATTTTTTCGCATTTCTTTTGGAGCACGCACTTGGAACTCCTTGACGGAATCTTTTGCGACCATTTCGCTGGCGTTGCGCATCATGATGGCCACCCAAGCTAACGAATCTACGCAGCCAACATGCCAAAACTGCCAGACCTCAACCACGCCCTTGTGGCGGCGCGATGAGTATGGATCAGTCCTCTGCAATGCATGCGGACTGTTCCTCAAGTTGCAT GGTCGTCCGCGTCCGATCTCGCTCAAGACCGACGTGATCAAGAGCCGAAACCGCGTGAAGACGATGCGCCCTGATCTTGCATCTAAGAAAAAG caacagcagcagcaacaacaagCCCACCAGTTTGGCGCAAACGATCCGAACGGCCTCGACATCCATGGGCAGAACCAGCGCAGACAGTCGCAAAAGTCAAACGGCAATCCGGACGGCTCTGACTCTCCCGTTTCTCGTACCGCAACCCCTTCTCTATACAACCCTAGCCTCCCGGTCTTCCAGGGCATGGACGATGCGCAACTTCAGGCTGGACTGCAGGGCTTCAACGTCTCTGGGTCGGACAACCGCTCGGGCTCCCCCCTGAATGGCGACCGACACCTCGATGTCCCGCAAACACATGAGCAGCTCATTGCCGCAAATTCTGCCCTCAAAACCCGGGTTAGCGAGCTAGAGCTGATCAACGAACTTTTCCGTGGTCGACTCAGCCAAATGGAGCAAGATGAAGCGAGCGCAAGAAGAGGGCAGGAAATCAGCGGCAAAGCAGAAGCTCAGCTGCGGGCTCAGCTTGAGAGCAGCAAGAAGCAATTGGACGAGAGCCATCGCAGAGAAAACAACCTCAAGCGACGTCTTGACGAGATGGAGCTGGAGCTGAAGGAGGCCAGAGATGCCCTGGACCTTTCTGACTCTGGCCGCGCAGCAAAAAAGCCTAGGATTGCCGAAGTGGTTGCCAATCCAGCCGTTGCTGCGGCCACGAGCGGAGGAGGCGGtgacggtggtggtggtggagaATCCGAAGTCTCGACTCCTCAATCCGCCGCCGCGAACTGA